Below is a genomic region from Methanoregula sp..
TACGGGAACCCGTACTGCCAGCCGAGCACCTGGCCGGAGCCGGTAACGTTCCAGTGACCCCGCATGGCCATGATCGCAAATTTCGTGAAATCGTTCATGTCGCGGGTCAGGTTGATCGCGATATCGATGTTGTGGTTCCTGCCCATCGTGTGGGTAAGTCCCATGCCGAAGAAGATGATGCCGAAGCGGGCTGATTTCAAATCCTCAACGATCTCAATGATCTTCTCTTTCGGGACGCCGCCAACGGTGTCCGGGAGGGCTTCGCCGCGGGCTGCTGTTCTGAAAGCGTTTAAGAGTTCGTAGTCATAGCCCTGCTGGACCTGGATGAACTCATCGGCGCACTTTGCAGTGTCCGTGTACCGGCAGTCAACACAGTAGATCTTGCGACCCTTGTGGCCCTTGACGGTGAAGAAACCACGGGGGAAGATCGAGTACCGGGACATGTGGCGGGGGTGGGCGTGAGCCGGGTTGCATCCCCAGAAGATAACACGGTCGGCACGGTTCTTGACCTCGCCGAGCGTACAGCTCGGGACACCGACATCCTCGATCGCGATGAGGGACGAGCCGTGGCAGACGGTTGCGCAGTTGTCGACAATGCCGCCAACCTTCTCTGCAATCTCGTGGCCGATGCTCATGGCCTGGCAGCTGGTGGATGCCCAGCCGTACATCAGGGTCTTTCGTGACTTGACCAGCATGTTTGCGGTCCAGTCGATCGCCTCATCGTAGGAGATATTCTTATAGGTACCATCGGCCTGTCTCATCCGGGGCAGCTTGACGCGGCCGGGAAGCCGCTGGTGGTTGAACTTCTCGGCGCCGATGGCGCACGCATTCTTGACCCCAAGAATGGTCTTATTGTCATCGGATACGGTGACGATAAGGTCATCGCACAGGGTACCGCAGAACGGACAGATTACATCAGTTACATCTTTTGGCATAGCTCCTCACTTCCTTATGAGGCCGCAGGCGTCCTGCAATACCTCGACTGCGCCCATAATGCGTGCACTGGCAGCTACCTCGACATCGACCGGGAATCCCTTGAAGCAGGGTTCACCTGTTGAAAACGTGTAAGCCGGGACGATCCGGTTTGCCCAGGGTCCCATCGGGATGTGGGCAAGGCCCGGTACAAGATCTTCGCGGGTCTCGACAGCTTTTACAATAACGCTGCCGACCGAGCTGGTGACCTTGACATTGGTATTCTTCCATACACCGAGTTTCTTCATATCCTCAGGGTGCATGTGCATAATCGTGCAAGCGTCGAAATATTTCTGGGACGTCTTGCCTGCTTCCATGCCGACACCCTGCTGGATGGTCCGGCATGTGATCATGTTGAGGGTTATTTTCTTTTCCATACTATCTCCTCGAAAAATCTGGTCAGGCTCTGACCGGGAAGTCGCTACCTGTGCCTTTGCCGGAAAGGCTGATCACTTCGTACGGACACGCTTCTACGCACACACCGCATCCTGCACAGAGTTCAGCCT
It encodes:
- a CDS encoding molybdopterin dinucleotide binding domain-containing protein; the encoded protein is MEKKITLNMITCRTIQQGVGMEAGKTSQKYFDACTIMHMHPEDMKKLGVWKNTNVKVTSSVGSVIVKAVETREDLVPGLAHIPMGPWANRIVPAYTFSTGEPCFKGFPVDVEVAASARIMGAVEVLQDACGLIRK
- a CDS encoding formylmethanofuran dehydrogenase subunit B, which codes for MPKDVTDVICPFCGTLCDDLIVTVSDDNKTILGVKNACAIGAEKFNHQRLPGRVKLPRMRQADGTYKNISYDEAIDWTANMLVKSRKTLMYGWASTSCQAMSIGHEIAEKVGGIVDNCATVCHGSSLIAIEDVGVPSCTLGEVKNRADRVIFWGCNPAHAHPRHMSRYSIFPRGFFTVKGHKGRKIYCVDCRYTDTAKCADEFIQVQQGYDYELLNAFRTAARGEALPDTVGGVPKEKIIEIVEDLKSARFGIIFFGMGLTHTMGRNHNIDIAINLTRDMNDFTKFAIMAMRGHWNVTGSGQVLGWQYGFPYAVDLSRRDQARHQTGETTSVDLLNRNEVEACFYIATDPGAHFPVDAMISSSRKPTVTVDPHINCTTEISDIHIPVAMVGVEVGGCAYRMDNVPIETRKVVDPPEGVLTDEELLTKINHRVDELLAKGGA